The Verrucomicrobiota bacterium JB022 genome contains a region encoding:
- a CDS encoding UDP-N-acetylglucosamine diphosphorylase has product MIAADLFDWPDSLPFGHIFSLDLEPWRWLPLIAKALKEFDFAAHPPRTDIPPGLHVEGPVFIHPTAELPPFGYIKGPAYIGEGCQLRPGVYVRGNVIAGKGSVLGNSCEYKNCLLLENVETPHYNYVGDSILGNKAHLGAGVICANLKLARDEVKVKLADDVRAPTGLRKLGAILGDGAEVGCNGVLQPGSILGRRAAVISTVFQGYLPAGKLCIPELRHRIVDRPD; this is encoded by the coding sequence ATGATTGCCGCTGACCTCTTTGACTGGCCGGACTCGCTGCCCTTCGGCCACATCTTCTCGCTCGATCTCGAACCGTGGCGCTGGCTGCCCCTCATCGCCAAGGCGTTGAAGGAGTTCGACTTTGCTGCGCACCCGCCGCGGACCGACATCCCGCCCGGCCTGCACGTGGAAGGTCCCGTCTTTATCCACCCCACGGCCGAGCTGCCGCCCTTTGGCTACATCAAGGGCCCGGCCTATATCGGCGAAGGCTGCCAACTACGCCCGGGCGTGTATGTGCGCGGCAACGTGATCGCGGGCAAGGGCAGCGTGCTCGGCAACTCCTGCGAGTACAAGAACTGCCTGCTGCTCGAAAACGTCGAGACGCCCCACTATAACTACGTGGGCGATTCGATCCTCGGTAACAAGGCCCACCTCGGCGCCGGCGTGATCTGCGCCAACCTCAAGCTGGCGCGCGACGAGGTGAAGGTGAAGCTGGCGGACGACGTGCGCGCGCCCACCGGCCTGCGCAAGCTGGGCGCGATCCTCGGCGACGGCGCGGAGGTAGGCTGCAATGGCGTGCTCCAGCCCGGCTCGATCCTCGGGCGCCGCGCGGCCGTGATCAGCACCGTCTTCCAAGGCTACCTGCCGGCGGGCAAGCTTTGCATCCCGGAGCTGCGGCACCGGATTGTTGACCGGCCCGATTGA
- a CDS encoding polysaccharide biosynthesis tyrosine autokinase, producing MPAARAESQVDPLSLGEVLRILRVHWLVVFTVTALAVFAAAAWTQLFLQPWYYAESTIRVERPDQENEVLRPVGFDTIDRTFINNQFETLQSRTVLLPVIERLGLEQRLSRALDLNGTLDREQTYLYLTRKMLEVRDRPNTSVLDIGVWAPDRQLSADIANEIARVYEQNRITFATATQNQALTKLQEQLALQDDEVRARRDKVEALRQELGLAGYDLNLQDSQPELEALRQLERTLINLRVEALARKTRWQQFARVAPEDRLSVVNNELISDQNIQQLAQAYLIQQQEVEQLRNQLGENHPDLASRVARLRVLREQLDGLLKGYERALEIAYLEAQARVTAMEQELAQARAEQINVAGEKYRLFDDAVKDVREAETVLRSMRLQLRQREIELQVPKRTIELLNLAAPPLKAGRPNWALNLSVAAFLGLILGGAGAMLLELIDSSFRDLDTLEERLGLPVLGVVPREDALVTRDNFESPTAEVYRVIGAHLQLANSGAAQILLVQSAGAGEGKSTVLRNLAACAALAGERVLVIDSDLRRPTQHQLLQTPNQPGLVDYLLGQQPAEALVQATHVPGLDLIPAGSGALHSLTLLHREKLQQLLDGLRGRYAHIFLDSPPVLGVSDASVLQLLADGVLLIVQYGRLPQPTVARAARSVQQRAKAVAGVVFNQVPESQTAAYGYYGYTAERTPEKPSAGESEGGAASRWRE from the coding sequence ATGCCTGCCGCCCGTGCCGAGAGCCAAGTCGATCCCCTGTCGCTGGGGGAGGTGTTGCGTATCTTGCGCGTCCACTGGCTGGTCGTTTTCACGGTCACGGCCCTGGCGGTATTTGCGGCGGCGGCGTGGACGCAGTTGTTTCTGCAGCCGTGGTATTACGCCGAGTCGACCATCCGGGTGGAGCGGCCCGACCAGGAAAACGAGGTCTTGCGCCCCGTCGGCTTCGACACGATCGACCGCACCTTCATCAACAACCAGTTCGAGACACTGCAGAGCCGCACTGTGCTTTTGCCCGTGATCGAGCGGCTGGGGCTGGAGCAGCGGTTGAGTCGCGCCCTCGACCTCAATGGCACGCTCGACCGCGAGCAGACTTACCTGTATCTGACGCGCAAGATGCTGGAGGTGCGCGACCGCCCCAATACCTCCGTGCTCGACATCGGCGTATGGGCGCCCGACCGCCAGTTGAGCGCCGACATCGCCAACGAGATCGCGCGGGTCTACGAGCAGAACCGCATTACCTTTGCCACCGCCACGCAAAACCAGGCGCTGACCAAGCTGCAGGAGCAACTGGCCTTGCAGGATGACGAGGTGCGAGCACGCCGCGACAAGGTGGAGGCGCTGCGGCAAGAGCTGGGCCTCGCGGGCTATGATTTGAACCTGCAAGACTCGCAGCCGGAGTTGGAGGCGCTGCGCCAGCTCGAGCGTACGCTGATCAACCTGCGGGTGGAGGCGCTGGCCCGCAAGACGCGCTGGCAGCAATTTGCCCGTGTGGCCCCGGAAGACCGCCTCTCGGTGGTCAACAACGAGCTGATTTCCGACCAGAACATCCAGCAACTCGCTCAAGCCTACCTCATCCAGCAACAGGAGGTGGAGCAGCTCCGCAACCAGCTTGGCGAAAATCACCCCGACCTCGCCTCCCGCGTCGCCCGTCTGCGGGTGCTGCGCGAACAGCTCGACGGCCTGCTGAAGGGTTATGAGCGGGCCTTGGAAATCGCTTACCTCGAAGCGCAGGCGCGGGTGACGGCGATGGAGCAGGAGCTGGCGCAGGCGCGCGCGGAGCAGATCAACGTGGCGGGCGAAAAATACCGCCTCTTCGACGATGCGGTGAAGGACGTGCGCGAGGCGGAGACGGTCCTGCGCTCGATGCGCCTCCAGCTGCGCCAGCGCGAGATCGAGCTGCAGGTGCCCAAGCGCACGATCGAGCTGCTCAACCTCGCCGCGCCGCCGCTCAAGGCCGGTCGCCCCAACTGGGCGCTCAACCTTTCCGTGGCCGCCTTCCTCGGCCTCATCCTGGGCGGGGCAGGGGCCATGCTGCTGGAGTTGATCGACAGCAGCTTTCGCGATCTCGATACGCTGGAAGAGCGCCTCGGGCTGCCCGTGCTAGGCGTAGTGCCGCGCGAAGATGCGCTCGTTACGCGCGACAATTTTGAATCGCCCACGGCGGAGGTCTACCGCGTGATCGGCGCGCACCTCCAGTTGGCGAACAGCGGTGCCGCTCAAATCCTGCTCGTGCAATCCGCGGGCGCCGGGGAGGGTAAATCGACCGTGTTGCGTAACCTCGCGGCCTGTGCGGCCCTGGCAGGCGAGCGCGTCCTGGTGATCGACAGCGATTTGCGCCGGCCCACGCAGCACCAGCTCTTGCAGACCCCGAACCAGCCGGGCCTGGTCGACTACCTGCTTGGGCAGCAGCCGGCGGAGGCACTGGTACAAGCGACGCATGTGCCGGGGCTCGATTTGATCCCGGCGGGCAGCGGCGCGCTCCACTCCCTCACCCTGCTGCACCGCGAAAAGCTGCAACAGCTGCTCGATGGCCTGCGGGGCCGCTACGCGCATATTTTCCTCGATTCGCCTCCCGTGCTGGGGGTCAGCGATGCCTCCGTGCTGCAGTTGCTGGCCGATGGGGTGTTGCTCATCGTGCAATACGGTCGCCTGCCGCAGCCGACGGTCGCCCGGGCCGCCCGGAGTGTGCAGCAGCGGGCCAAGGCCGTCGCGGGCGTCGTTTTCAACCAGGTGCCGGAGAGCCAGACGGCCGCTTACGGTTATTACGGCTACACGGCTGAGCGCACGCCCGAAAAGCCCTCGGCGGGTGAATCGGAAGGCGGCGCGGCCAGTCGTTGGCGAGAGTAG
- a CDS encoding DUF2959 domain-containing protein: MKNYLLRLLPLCLGLCLTGCSTVYYNTLEKFGYEKREILVDRVDDARDSQQEAKEEFRDALEAFMSVVEVDATELERAYRRLDSDYTRLNRRAEEVKTRIDKVEEVSRALFAEWERELEKYQRDDLRRSSEQTLRETRHRAEDLIRTMRRAESRMYPVLDAFQDQVLFLKHNLNARAIASLQAEATRVQGEVDVLVQEMERAIDEAERFIEEMQL; encoded by the coding sequence ATGAAGAATTACCTGTTGCGCCTCCTCCCGCTGTGCCTGGGGCTCTGCCTCACCGGTTGCAGCACCGTTTATTACAACACGCTCGAAAAGTTCGGCTACGAGAAGCGTGAAATCCTGGTCGACCGCGTGGATGACGCGCGCGACAGCCAACAAGAGGCGAAGGAGGAGTTCCGCGACGCGCTGGAGGCCTTCATGTCGGTCGTGGAAGTGGACGCGACGGAGCTGGAGCGCGCCTACCGCCGCCTCGACAGCGATTACACCCGTCTCAACCGCCGCGCCGAAGAAGTCAAAACCCGCATCGACAAGGTGGAGGAAGTCTCGCGCGCCCTCTTTGCCGAGTGGGAGCGCGAGCTGGAGAAATACCAGCGCGACGACCTCCGCCGCTCCAGTGAGCAGACCCTGCGCGAGACCCGCCACCGCGCCGAAGACCTCATCCGCACCATGCGCCGCGCCGAGTCGCGCATGTATCCTGTGCTCGACGCCTTCCAGGACCAGGTGTTATTCCTGAAGCACAACCTCAATGCGCGCGCCATCGCCTCTCTCCAGGCGGAGGCCACCCGCGTGCAAGGCGAAGTCGACGTTCTCGTGCAGGAAATGGAACGCGCGATTGACGAGGCCGAGCGGTTTATTGAAGAAATGCAGCTTTAA
- a CDS encoding SufE family protein gives MAAYPAKLQEIIDLFEHLSEPEKRENLIVYADQAEAHAPVEGEAYALEDVRKDEECTDTVGIFLRDDGEGRVTFRVSLGPQVQTLTRAMTAILCEGLSGSTPQTVRDVPADFVPKIVGGQLVRQRSQTVYYVLGRMKNACLVYERRQAAKAH, from the coding sequence ATGGCTGCCTACCCCGCAAAACTGCAGGAAATCATCGACCTTTTCGAGCACCTGAGCGAGCCGGAGAAACGCGAAAACCTGATCGTGTATGCCGACCAGGCGGAAGCCCACGCGCCGGTGGAAGGCGAAGCCTATGCGCTCGAAGATGTGCGCAAGGACGAGGAATGCACCGATACGGTCGGCATCTTCCTGCGGGACGACGGTGAGGGGCGCGTGACCTTTCGCGTGTCCCTCGGGCCGCAGGTGCAGACGCTGACTCGAGCGATGACGGCGATCCTCTGCGAGGGCCTCAGCGGCTCAACCCCGCAGACGGTGCGCGACGTACCGGCGGATTTTGTGCCGAAAATTGTGGGCGGCCAGCTCGTGCGGCAGCGTTCGCAAACTGTCTACTACGTGCTCGGGCGGATGAAAAATGCCTGCCTCGTCTACGAACGACGGCAGGCGGCGAAGGCTCATTAA
- a CDS encoding sulfurtransferase: protein MPVAADSQSKFAAYAHPEALVSTDWVAKHLHDPQVRLVESNEDVLLYDTGHIPGAVHIDWRADLNDDLIRDYVDPQAFAELCQRHGITPETTVVFYGDKSNWWACYALWVFRLFGHRDVRVMDGGRQKWLAEKREITREVPRYDATSYPVPDRRRDDEIRAFYADTLAHSLAKKPLIDVRSPGEFSGEITHMPEYPQEGVLRGGHIPGAKSVPWKTAANDDGTFKSREELQKIYTQDLNLKPDDDIVAYCRIGERSSHTWFVLQYLLGYQKVRNYDGSWTEWGNMVRSPIER from the coding sequence ATGCCAGTAGCCGCCGATTCCCAGAGCAAATTTGCTGCCTATGCCCATCCGGAAGCCCTTGTGAGCACGGACTGGGTCGCGAAACATCTGCACGACCCGCAGGTGCGCCTCGTCGAGAGCAACGAAGACGTGCTGCTTTACGACACCGGGCACATCCCGGGCGCCGTCCACATCGACTGGCGAGCCGACCTCAACGACGACCTGATCCGCGATTATGTCGACCCGCAGGCCTTTGCCGAGCTGTGCCAGCGCCACGGCATCACGCCCGAGACGACGGTCGTCTTTTATGGTGACAAGAGCAACTGGTGGGCTTGCTACGCCTTGTGGGTCTTCCGCCTGTTCGGGCACCGCGATGTGCGCGTGATGGATGGTGGCCGCCAGAAGTGGCTGGCCGAAAAGCGCGAAATCACCCGTGAGGTGCCGCGCTACGACGCCACCTCTTACCCCGTGCCCGACCGCCGCCGCGACGACGAGATCCGGGCATTTTATGCGGACACGCTGGCTCACTCCCTCGCGAAAAAGCCCTTGATCGACGTGCGCTCGCCCGGTGAGTTCAGCGGCGAGATCACCCACATGCCAGAATACCCGCAGGAGGGCGTGCTGCGCGGCGGCCACATTCCGGGCGCGAAGAGCGTGCCGTGGAAGACGGCAGCCAATGATGACGGCACCTTCAAAAGCCGCGAAGAGCTGCAAAAGATCTACACGCAAGACCTCAACCTGAAGCCCGACGACGACATTGTGGCCTATTGCCGCATCGGCGAGCGGTCCAGCCACACCTGGTTCGTCCTGCAATACCTGCTCGGCTACCAGAAGGTGCGCAATTACGACGGCTCGTGGACCGAGTGGGGCAACATGGTGCGCTCCCCCATCGAAAGGTAA
- a CDS encoding YceI family protein has translation MAISQITASQLTKRLEAHPSPVLLDVNDADAFAAQHLPGAVNASVYEMAFLDHVKDKLGLQPSQPVIVYGTDARSYASRVAAQKLAAAGFAEVEEFRGGLEAAREAGLPLEGDTKAAQSPASAQGQLQVDAGQSEVRWIGRNLANQHRGLMPIQSGYVNLVDGVLKGGELVFDLEALSCEDIEDDKANKMLLQHFRDWEFFNIGEHPTAKVQLEHVAHDPLAPVGSPNYEVAASLTLRGVTAPVRGRLVGGCKDGSTWACQGTVEFDRTRWNVIYGSGKFFTGLGMHAVNDLITVDLRLIFGGKR, from the coding sequence ATGGCCATCTCTCAGATCACCGCCTCACAACTCACGAAACGTTTGGAGGCGCACCCGTCTCCCGTGCTGCTCGACGTCAACGACGCCGACGCCTTTGCCGCCCAGCACCTGCCGGGTGCGGTCAACGCCAGCGTTTACGAGATGGCGTTTCTCGACCACGTGAAGGACAAGCTGGGCCTCCAGCCCTCCCAGCCCGTAATCGTCTATGGCACCGATGCACGTTCTTACGCCTCGCGGGTGGCCGCGCAAAAGCTGGCGGCGGCTGGCTTTGCCGAAGTGGAGGAGTTCCGGGGCGGGCTCGAAGCTGCACGCGAGGCTGGCCTGCCGCTGGAGGGCGATACCAAGGCCGCGCAATCCCCCGCCTCCGCCCAAGGTCAGTTGCAGGTAGACGCCGGGCAGAGCGAAGTGCGCTGGATTGGCCGCAACCTCGCCAACCAGCACCGTGGGCTGATGCCCATCCAGTCTGGCTACGTCAACCTCGTCGATGGTGTGCTCAAGGGCGGCGAACTGGTGTTCGACCTCGAAGCCCTCTCTTGTGAAGACATCGAGGACGACAAGGCAAACAAGATGCTGCTCCAGCACTTCCGCGACTGGGAGTTTTTCAACATCGGCGAGCACCCCACCGCCAAGGTGCAGCTCGAGCACGTCGCACACGATCCCCTCGCCCCGGTGGGCAGCCCCAACTACGAGGTGGCCGCCAGCCTCACGCTGCGCGGCGTCACCGCCCCCGTGCGAGGCCGGTTGGTCGGCGGCTGCAAGGACGGCAGCACCTGGGCCTGCCAGGGCACGGTGGAGTTTGACCGCACCCGTTGGAACGTGATCTACGGCAGCGGCAAGTTCTTCACCGGGCTCGGCATGCACGCCGTCAACGACCTCATCACGGTCGACCTGCGGCTGATCTTTGGCGGCAAACGGTAG
- a CDS encoding sodium:solute symporter, with protein sequence MHWLDWSIIALYFFFIAGITLWAGRQNNSTEDYFLAGRHAGFFLIGASIFSSNIGSEHIVGLAGSGASTGLAMAHWELHAWVLVILAYIFVPFYYKSGVYTMPEYLERRFGPTSRWILSIVSLTAYVLTKVSVTIYAGALVFESLLPTTFGTPENAFWVGAFSTVILTGIYTVIGGMRAVIYTEAPQAVLLIIGSCIITFIGLHHLGGWGELVAMASERKEELALWRPLDDPDLPWLAVLIASPIIGIWYWCTDQYIVQRTLTGRNLKEARRGALFGGLLKVTPVLIFLIPGLIGWALHQKGIISIETVMGADGSEVIVGDKIFPTMVSELLPIGLRGLIIACMLAALMSSLASLFNSCATLFTVDIYEKLKPNQSQGHYVLVGRLATTVVVGLGILWIPIMRAISSGGLYDYLQGVQGYLAPPIAAVFLLGLFWKRINSAGAAWCLGLGFTLGMSKLAIESIFGTAAGKVSNPAFLAAIGDFNKFYAAGVLFLISIFILIAVSFMTKAPAAIKTDKLTYASVSGDPEVKESWDVGNTILATVVLLLVLGMYGYFTFWLSF encoded by the coding sequence ATGCATTGGTTAGACTGGTCAATCATCGCGCTCTATTTCTTTTTTATAGCGGGCATTACCCTCTGGGCAGGGCGCCAGAACAACAGCACGGAAGACTACTTCCTGGCCGGTCGTCACGCCGGCTTCTTCCTCATCGGTGCTTCGATTTTCTCCTCCAACATCGGTTCGGAGCACATCGTGGGCCTCGCCGGTTCGGGCGCCTCGACGGGCCTGGCGATGGCGCACTGGGAGTTGCACGCCTGGGTACTCGTGATCCTGGCCTACATCTTCGTGCCGTTTTACTACAAGTCGGGCGTTTACACGATGCCCGAGTATCTGGAGCGCCGCTTCGGCCCCACTTCACGGTGGATCCTGAGCATCGTGTCGCTCACGGCCTACGTGCTGACGAAGGTCAGCGTCACGATTTACGCGGGCGCGCTCGTATTTGAATCGCTGTTGCCGACGACCTTCGGTACGCCGGAAAACGCCTTCTGGGTGGGGGCATTCTCGACCGTTATCCTCACCGGTATCTACACCGTCATCGGCGGGATGCGGGCGGTTATCTACACCGAGGCCCCGCAGGCCGTGCTGCTGATCATCGGCTCCTGCATCATCACTTTCATTGGCCTGCACCATCTCGGTGGCTGGGGCGAACTCGTGGCCATGGCTTCGGAGCGCAAGGAAGAGCTGGCCCTATGGCGCCCGCTCGACGATCCCGACCTGCCCTGGCTGGCCGTGCTGATCGCCTCGCCCATCATCGGTATCTGGTACTGGTGTACCGACCAATATATCGTGCAGCGCACCCTCACTGGTCGCAACCTGAAGGAAGCCCGTCGCGGTGCGCTCTTCGGCGGCTTGCTCAAGGTGACCCCCGTGCTGATCTTCCTCATCCCCGGCCTCATCGGCTGGGCGCTGCACCAGAAGGGCATCATCAGCATTGAGACGGTGATGGGTGCGGATGGCTCCGAAGTGATCGTGGGCGACAAGATTTTCCCGACCATGGTCTCCGAGCTGCTGCCGATCGGCCTGCGCGGCCTGATCATCGCCTGTATGCTGGCGGCCCTCATGAGTTCGCTGGCTTCGCTCTTCAACTCGTGCGCCACGCTCTTCACGGTCGACATCTACGAAAAGCTGAAGCCCAACCAGAGCCAGGGCCACTATGTGCTCGTGGGCCGGCTCGCGACCACCGTGGTGGTGGGCCTCGGCATCCTCTGGATCCCGATCATGCGCGCCATCTCCAGCGGCGGTTTGTATGACTACCTGCAAGGCGTGCAGGGCTACCTCGCCCCGCCCATCGCCGCCGTGTTCCTGCTCGGCCTCTTCTGGAAGCGCATCAACTCGGCCGGTGCCGCCTGGTGCCTGGGCCTAGGCTTCACCCTGGGCATGTCCAAGCTGGCGATCGAGAGCATCTTCGGCACGGCAGCGGGCAAGGTCTCCAACCCGGCCTTCCTCGCAGCGATTGGGGACTTTAACAAGTTCTACGCCGCCGGTGTGCTCTTCCTGATCAGCATCTTTATCCTGATCGCAGTCTCGTTCATGACGAAGGCCCCCGCCGCGATCAAGACCGACAAGCTCACCTACGCCTCTGTCAGCGGCGATCCCGAAGTCAAGGAAAGCTGGGATGTCGGCAACACGATCCTCGCGACCGTGGTGCTCCTGCTGGTGCTCGGCATGTATGGTTACTTCACCTTCTGGCTTAGCTTCTAG
- a CDS encoding alpha/beta hydrolase — protein MVRSLVLLGLASVASALSANIRLEDFDYPFPEQTYTFESQQQELEMVYMDVPAKGEPQGTVLLLHGKNFSGSYFEQTAEQLSQAGYRVVIPDQIGFGKSTKPEHYQYSFQQLATNTHELLKQLGVDEAHVLGHSMGGMVATRYALMFPDETVTLTLMNPIGLEDWKAKGVPYQPIDEGYQEELNKTPEQIRQYQLEFYYDGQWKEAYDPWVEQLTSFIEGDDYPRMAWNQALTSDMVFTQPVVYEFGDIEAPTLLIIGQRDRTAIGKGRASKEDQQDLGNYPKLGRAAKKAIPDAKLVELDGIGHLPHIEAFDRFFPPYRKFLDRHAE, from the coding sequence ATGGTTCGTTCCCTTGTTCTCCTCGGGCTGGCGTCGGTGGCGTCGGCTCTCAGTGCCAACATCCGGCTGGAAGACTTCGATTATCCCTTCCCGGAGCAGACATATACCTTTGAGAGCCAGCAACAAGAGCTCGAAATGGTGTATATGGACGTGCCGGCCAAGGGTGAGCCGCAGGGCACCGTGCTGCTGCTCCATGGCAAAAACTTCTCCGGCTCATACTTCGAGCAGACGGCCGAGCAGCTGAGCCAGGCGGGCTACCGCGTGGTCATCCCCGACCAGATCGGCTTCGGCAAGTCGACCAAGCCGGAGCATTACCAGTATTCGTTTCAACAGCTCGCGACCAATACGCACGAGCTGCTGAAGCAGTTGGGCGTCGACGAGGCACACGTACTCGGCCACTCAATGGGCGGCATGGTCGCCACCCGCTACGCCCTGATGTTCCCGGATGAAACGGTGACGCTGACCTTGATGAACCCGATCGGTCTCGAAGACTGGAAGGCCAAGGGCGTGCCCTACCAGCCGATCGACGAGGGCTATCAGGAAGAGCTGAACAAGACGCCGGAACAGATCCGCCAATACCAGCTCGAGTTTTACTATGACGGCCAGTGGAAGGAAGCCTACGACCCGTGGGTCGAGCAGCTCACCTCGTTCATCGAGGGCGACGACTACCCGCGCATGGCCTGGAACCAGGCCCTGACCTCCGACATGGTCTTCACGCAGCCAGTGGTCTACGAATTTGGTGACATCGAGGCCCCTACCCTGCTGATCATCGGCCAGCGCGACCGCACGGCCATCGGCAAGGGCCGCGCCTCGAAGGAGGACCAGCAGGACCTCGGCAATTATCCGAAGCTGGGCCGCGCGGCCAAAAAGGCGATCCCCGACGCCAAGCTGGTCGAGCTGGACGGCATCGGCCACCTGCCCCACATCGAGGCCTTCGACCGCTTCTTCCCACCCTACCGCAAGTTCCTGGACCGACACGCGGAGTAG
- a CDS encoding transposase, with translation MSEAGTYMVTSGTYLKQPFFHQESYLDALQGGLLKYARKYGWQLEAWAVFPNHYHFVAHSPPDGAEGLAVFLAELHQKSAAWVNRQDGARGRKVWHNFWETRLTHQSSYWLASATFTRMPCTTGWYAWPTNTVGALLAGLRRLVQPPLYAVSTGSGPIA, from the coding sequence GTGAGCGAAGCGGGCACCTATATGGTGACAAGTGGAACCTACCTGAAGCAGCCCTTCTTCCATCAGGAATCTTATCTGGATGCACTTCAGGGCGGCCTGCTGAAATATGCCCGAAAATACGGATGGCAGCTCGAGGCTTGGGCCGTTTTCCCCAACCACTACCACTTTGTTGCCCATTCTCCGCCCGACGGTGCAGAGGGGCTGGCAGTGTTCCTGGCCGAGCTGCACCAAAAATCAGCCGCTTGGGTCAATCGGCAAGACGGAGCGCGCGGACGAAAAGTGTGGCACAACTTCTGGGAGACGCGCCTCACCCACCAGAGCAGCTACTGGCTCGCCTCTGCTACGTTCACCAGAATGCCGTGCACCACGGGCTGGTACGCGTGGCCAACGAATACCGTTGGTGCTCTGCTCGCTGGTTTGAGACGACTTGTGCAGCCTCCACTGTACGCAGTATCTACGGGATCAGGACCGATCGCTTGA